A part of Acomys russatus chromosome 21, mAcoRus1.1, whole genome shotgun sequence genomic DNA contains:
- the LOC127205224 gene encoding trace amine-associated receptor 8b-like, translating into MNSDFSQPAPQLCYENTNGSCIKTPYSPGARVILYMIFGFGAVLAVCGNLLVVISVLHFKQLHSPANFLIASLASADFLVGLSVMPFSMVRSIESCWYFGDRFCSLHSCCDAAFCYASLFHLCFISIDRYIAVTDPLVYPTKFTAPVAGICISVSWILPLVYSGAVFYTGISAAGMESLVSALNCVGGCQIVVNQEWVLIDFLLFFIPTFVMIILYSKIFLVAKQQALKIETTTGSNKRELSLEGYKARVAKRERKAAKTLGVTVVAFVISWLPYTIDTLIDAFMGFITPAYIYEICCWGAYYNSAMNPLIYALFYPWFRKAIKLILSGEVLKGHSSTMSLFSD; encoded by the coding sequence ATGAACAGCGACTTTTCCCAACCAGCCCCGCAGCTCTGCTATGAGAACACGAATGGGTCCTGCATTAAAACTCCCTACTCGCCAGGGGCCAGGGTCATCCTGTACATGATCTTTGGCTTTGGGGCTGTGCTGGCAGTGTGTGGGAACCTCCTGGTGGTGATCTCAGTTCTGCATTTCAAGCAGCTGCACTCTCCAGCCAACTTTCTCATCGCCTCTCTGGCCAGCGCTGACTTCTTGGTGGGTCTCTCCGTGATGCCCTTCAGCATGGTGAGGTCCATCGAGAGCTGCTGGTACTTTGGGGACAGATTCTGTAGCCTTCACAGTTGCTGTGACGCTGCATTTTGTTACGCTTCTCTCTTCCACCTGTGCTTCATCTCCATCGACAGGTACATCGCCGTCACCGACCCTCTGGTCTATCCCACCAAGTTCACGGCGCCGGTGGCAGGAATTTGCATCAGCGTCTCCTGGATTCTGCCCCTGGTGTACAGCGGGGCCGTGTTCTACACTGGCATCAGTGCCGCGGGCATGGAAAGCTTAGTAAGTGCTCTCAACTGTGTAGGGGGCTGCCAAATCGTTGTCAATCAGGAGTGGGTTTtgatagattttcttttattcttcatacCTACCTTTGTTATGATCATTCTCTACAGCAAGATTTTTTTGGTGGCTAAGCAGCAAGCTCTCAAAATTGAAACCACCACAGGTAGCAACAAACGAGAATTGTCCTTAGAGGGTTACAAAGCCAGAGTGgccaagagagagaggaaggctgcaaAAACCTTGGGGGTCACCGTGGTGGCATTTGTGATCTCATGGTTACCATACACAATTGACACGTTGATCGACGCTTTTATGGGATTCATCACTCCTGCGTACATCTATGAAATTTGCTGCTGGGGTGCCTATTATAACTCAGCCATGAACCCTTTGATTTATGCTCTGTTTTATCCTTGGTTTAGAAAAGCCATAAAGCTTATTCTAAGTGGGGAAGTTCTAAAGGGTCACTCATCTACCATGAGTTTGTTTTCAGACTAA
- the LOC127205223 gene encoding trace amine-associated receptor 8b, which produces MNSDFSQPAPQLCYENTNGSCIKTPYSPGARVILYMIFGFGAVLAVCGNLLVVISVLHFKQLHSPANFLIASLASADFLVGLSVMPFSMVRSIESCWYFGDRFCSLHSCCDVAFCYSSALHLCFISIDRYIAVTDPLVYPTKFTAPVAGICISVSWILPLVYSGAVFYTGISAAGMESLVSALNCVGGCQIVVNQEWVLLSFLLFFIPTFVMIILYGKIFLVAKQQALKIETTSGSNKGELSSKSYKARVAKRERKAAKTLGVTVVAFVISWLPYTIDTLIDAFMGFITPAYIYEICCWGAYYNSAMNPLIYALFYPWFRKAIKLILSGEVLKGHSSTMSLFSE; this is translated from the coding sequence ATGAACAGCGACTTTTCCCAACCAGCCCCGCAGCTCTGCTATGAGAACACGAATGGGTCCTGCATTAAAACTCCCTACTCGCCAGGGGCCAGGGTCATCCTGTACATGATCTTTGGCTTTGGGGCTGTGCTGGCAGTGTGTGGGAACCTCCTGGTGGTGATCTCAGTTCTGCATTTCAAGCAGCTGCACTCTCCAGCCAACTTTCTCATCGCCTCTCTGGCCAGCGCTGACTTCTTGGTGGGTCTCTCCGTGATGCCCTTCAGCATGGTGAGGTCCATCGAGAGCTGCTGGTACTTTGGGGACAGATTCTGTAGCCTTCACAGTTGCTGTGATGTGGCATTTTGTTActcttctgccctccacctgTGCTTCATCTCCATCGACAGGTACATCGCCGTCACCGACCCTCTGGTCTATCCCACCAAGTTCACGGCGCCGGTGGCAGGAATTTGCATCAGCGTCTCCTGGATTCTGCCCCTGGTGTACAGCGGTGCTGTGTTCTACACTGGCATCAGTGCCGCGGGCATGGAAAGCTTAGTAAGTGCTCTCAACTGTGTAGGGGGCTGCCAAATCGTTGTCAATCAGGAGTGGGTTTTGctaagttttcttttattcttcatacCTACCTTTGTTATGATCATTCTCTATGGTAAAATTTTTTTGGTGGCTAAGCAGCAAGCTCTCAAAATTGAAACCACCTCAGGTAGCAACAAAGGAGAATTGTCCTCAAAGAGTTACAAAGCCAGAGTGgccaagagagagaggaaggctgcaaAAACCTTGGGGGTCACCGTGGTGGCATTTGTGATCTCATGGTTACCATACACAATTGACACGTTGATCGACGCTTTTATGGGATTCATCACTCCTGCGTACATCTATGAAATTTGCTGCTGGGGTGCCTACTATAACTCAGCCATGAACCCTTTGATTTATGCTCTGTTTTATCCTTGGTTTAGAAAAGCCATAAAGCTTATTCTAAGTGGGGAAGTTCTAAAGGGTCATTCATCTACCATGAGTTTGTTTTCAGAGTAA
- the Taar9 gene encoding trace amine-associated receptor 9 has translation MASTVSAEESLELCYENVNGSCIKSAYSPWPRAILYAVLGLGALLAVFGNLLVIIAILHFRQLHTPTNFLVASLACADFLVGVTVMPFSTVRSVESCWYFGESYCKFHTCFDTSFCFASLFHLCCISIDRYIAVTDPLTYPTKFTISVSGVCIALSWLFSVTYSFSVFYTGANEEGIEELVAALTCVGGCQAPLNQNWVLLCFLLFFLPTVVMVFLYGRIFLVAKHQARKIESTGSQAQASSESYKERVARRERKAAKTLGIAMAAFLVSWLPYIIDAVIDAYMGFITPAYVYEILVWCVYYNSAMNPLIYAFFYPWFRKAIKLIVSGKVFRADSSTSNLFSEEAGVG, from the coding sequence ATGGCAAGCACCGTCTCCGCAGAGGAGTCCCTGGAGCTCTGCTACGAGAATGTGAACGGATCCTGCATCAAAAGCGCCTATTCACCCTGGCCTCGAGCCATCCTCTATGCGGTCCTCGGCTTGGGAGCCCTGCTGGCAGTGTTTGGAAACTTACTGGTCATTATTGCTATCCTCCACTTTAGGCAGTTACACACACCTACGAACTTTCTGGTGGCGTCCCTGGCCTGTGCGGACTTCTTGGTGGGGGTGACAGTGATGCCCTTCAGCACGGTGCGGTCCGTGGAGAGCTGCTGGTACTTTGGGGAGAGCTACTGTAAGTTCCACACGTGTTTCGACACCTCCTTCTGCTTTGCCTCTCTCTTTCACTTGTGCTGCATCTCCATCGACAGGTACATTGCAGTTACGGACCCGCTGACCTACCCAACCAAGTTCACCATATCGGTGTCAGGAGTATGCATCGCTCTCTCTTGGCTCTTCTCTGTCACATacagtttttctgtcttttacacGGGAGCCAATGAAGAAGGGATCGAGGAATTAGTGGCTGCTCTGACCTGTGTGGGAGGCTGCCAGGCTCCACTGAATCAAAATTGggttttactttgtttccttttattctttctgccCACAGTTGTCATGGTGTTCCTCTACGGTAGGATATTTTTGGTGGCAAAGCACCAGGCTAGGAAGATAGAGAGTACAGGCAGTCAAGCCCAGGCCTCCTCAGAGAGCTACAAGGAAAGAGTagccagaagagagaggaaggctgccaaaACCTTGGGGATCGCCATGGCAGCGTTTCTGGTGTCCTGGCTGCCCTACATTATCGATGCAGTGATTGATGCCTACATGGGTTTCATTACACCCGCCTACGTCTACGAGATACTAGTGTGGTGCGTTTATTACAACTCAGCTATGAACCCCTTGATATATGCCTTTTTTTATCCTTGGTTTCGGAAGGCAATAAAACTGATTGTGAGTGGCAAAGTCTTCAGGGCTGATTCATCAACAAGCAATTTGTTCTCCGAAGAGGCAGGTGTAGGTTAA